Proteins found in one Thunnus maccoyii chromosome 5, fThuMac1.1, whole genome shotgun sequence genomic segment:
- the LOC121897002 gene encoding DNA-binding protein RFX7 isoform X1: protein MADDQQQPGQKPASGLGSLPALVPGLQGPEANALQFKIKNSICKSVQSKVDSILQDVEKFTDIEKLYLYLKLPSGPSSGNDKRTENERGSSTPGLCDQSSMSSSRTQQMYAFNWIRNHLEEHPETSLPKQEVYDEYKSYCDNLGYNPLSAADFGKIMKNVFPNMKARRLGMRGKSKYCYSGLRKKAFVHMPSLPNLDLQKSGDGCELMEASGQSPSAEDEMRSAACGLVCEWAQKVLSRQFDNVEDLARFLLNSHYIGTKSMAALTVMTGTSTGTKTPTPASAFVPTAEANSFQPQVKTLPSPSVDAKQQLQRKIQKKQQEQKLHSPLPIETQVKRAEASTPGPTIPCGSPALLSPQPTIGIVVAAVPSPVTVQRSRQLMTSPSPVGTAEGKVLPVNFQVVTQSLKQSPKAPQNISASPVGDRLARHGTRYAQILPKPSATSAITLRSPPTLLITNSPIKTVMPTPHVSSVNVVKMTAIALAPSSSTTTVRPASAGVSTTAASDDSQHLNSLSSAALQSPAIRPSAPASTLTLSTDTKVVSEAGNDNNPTAGAEKTAVGAKEERVAKFRAASEPSFLVKCSPGPDKVARIKSDPTSPPTSVAVAGTQDSNNSNCHDSTLYLTVDNQNSNGNTSSSGPSAVTPTSKDPCTDAKSPRKRTVPAGESHVIPVKRVFISQQPLAVVDNPKPGVSAAVKRIPRPGTPARPESAPCKVTVKHTSIGPTQILALSDSPITHTEGSQTVVKPQALVVKHEGHSLSTDTSTAAAGNNTSDQVLLQQITGDPRAIPANSGAHEASVMSDLKSTIWEEGQLDELRKQAFAQQIPAEHKQTPTDQLSIIAQPPEASGQLTLTQEMVDFAGSQPNMDYFPFNDDDMTQDSIVEELVQMEEQMKLKGLFSSCVDVSLQGQSASNQGSILNAHQAGTTFYHSAHSSTTPVQTPTPTPTPTPTPTPTSEMTLGHSLTRESPCSRMAPITPVDGAMGRHTPISTPLSNCSSSVPPSPVECRNPFAFTPINSSMTGYHDASIVSSSPVKPMQRPMATHPDKAKLEWINNRYNSNSGGPLSNHSIGILPSYQDLVDDQFRKPHAFAIPGQSFQAQPRQDAAHFGRLTPISPVQQQQQQQQQQQQQQQQQQQQQQQQQQQQQQQLVTGVTTPTKQESFAVPAPLDNKASTSSASSTFRCRSVSPAVRQRNFSGNTGPPTTTTNTTTTTRAVVSPFNSPITSEVLSILSNSQTVSSVHSMVQRSQSVPLNIMMQSEMLPVQGQSNTAKITNVLLSKMEADGDDSVRGLGINNLPSNYTARMNLTQILETTPGFAGGTPHQTQLPVSSSPAAFELQQHGYLTTGSGEQVTFSTGDSQAQAGTGEQDQQQQQQQLQENPVQTQPQLLLQSTQQQEVEDEQQQLDFNNTVKDLLGDDGLNPSSQLVGQVASELNAVASDFSNDIRLTSDLSSSITDLNTLDTNLLFDPNQQQEQYEDSTLEELKNDPLFQQICSDTVNSGFDWLESKDQPTTVEMLG from the exons ATGGCTGATGATCAACAACAACCTGGTCAGAAGCCTGCCTCGGGATTAGGCTCTCTTCCAGCGCTGGTGCCGGGACTCCAGGGCCCCGAGGCCAACGCGTTACAGTTCAAAATCAAGAATTCAATTTG CAAATCTGTACAATCAAAAGTGGACAGCATATTG caaGATGTTGAGAAGTTTACAGACATCGAAAAACTCTACCTCTACCTTAAGTTGCCTTCTGGTCCCAGCAGTGGCAATGATAAAAG GACTGAGAATGAGAGGGGGTCCTCCACTCCTGGATTATG TGATCAGAGTTCCATGTCGTCAAGCCGTACTCAACAGATGTATGCATTCAACTGGATACGGAATCACCTAGAAGAGCACCCAGAGACTTCCCTCCCAAAGCAAGAGGTGTATGATGAATACAA GAGCTATTGTGACAATCTAGGCTACAATCCACTGAGTGCAGCAGACTTCGGAAAGATCATGAAGAATGTCTTTCCTAACATGAAGGCACGTCGACTGGGCATGAGGGGCAAATCCAA ATACTGTTATAGCGGGTTAAGGAAGAAAGCTTTTGTTCACATGCCGTCCTTACCCAACCTGGATCTGCAGAAATCTGGTGATGGG TGCGAGCTGATGGAGGCGTCAGGCCAGTCTCCGAGCGCTGAAGATGAAATGCGATCTGCAGCCTGCGGTCTGGTGTGCGAGTGGGCCCAAAAGGTCCTGAGTCGTCAGTTTGACAACGTGGAGGATCTGGCGCGCTTTCTGCTCAATAGCCACTACATTGGTACTAAGTCCATGGCTGCACTCACTGTTATGACCGGAACATCCACAG GAACAAAGACACCAACTCCAGCCTCAGCGTTTGTGCCCACAGCTGAGGCAAACTCTTTCCAGCCCCAGGTGAAGACCCTGCCCTCTCCCTCTGTCGATGCAAAGCAGCAACTGCAGCGCAAGATccagaagaagcagcaggagcAGAAGCTCCACTCGCCCTTACCCATCGAGACCCAGGTCAAGAGAGCGGAGGCCAGTACACCAGGTCCCACCATCCCCTGTGGcagccctgctctgctctcccCTCAGCCCACCATAGGCATTGTAGTAGCAGCTGTTCCCAGCCCTGTCACG GTACAGAGAAGCAGGCAGTTAATGACCTCGCCCAGCCCTGTGGGGACAGCAGAGGGGAAAGTGTTGCCTGTGAACTTTCAAGTGGTGACTCAGTCTCTTAAACAGTCCCCCAAAGCTCCCCAGAATATCTCAGCTAGTCCTGTGGGTGACCGGCTGGCACGACACGGTACCCGGTACGCTCAGATCCTGCCCAAGCCCTCTGCCACCAGTGCCATCACACTGCGCTCACCCCCCACCCTACTCATCACCAACAGCCCCATAAAAACTGTGATGCCTACTCCCCACGTCAGCTCAGTCAATGTGGTGAAGATGACGGCCATCGCTCTGGctcccagcagcagcaccacGACTGTGCGACCTGCCTCGGCAGGTGTGAGTACAACTGCTGCTTCAGACGATTCCCAACATTTAAACAGTTTGAGCTCAGCTGCCCTTCAGTCTCCTGCAATCAGACCCAGTGCTCCAGCCTCCACCCTGACCCTCTCCACTGACACCAAAGTGGTGTCTGAAGCTGGAAATGACAATAACCCCACTGCTGGGGCAGAGAAAACTGCTGTTGGGGCCAAAGAGGAGAGAGTGGCAAAGTTCAGGGCTGCCAGTGAACCAAGCTTCCTGGTCAAGTGTTCTCCGGGACCAGACAAAGTGGCAAGGATAAAAAGTGACCCCACATCCCCTCCCACTTCGGTAGCTGTAGCTGGGACTCAGGACAGCAATAACAGTAACTGCCATGACAGTACTTTGTACTTGACTGTTGATAATCAGAACTCCAATGGCAACACGTCATCCAGTGGCCCCTCCGCTGTTACCCCAACATCGAAAGATCCCTGCACAGATGCCAAGAGCCCCAGGAAGCGCACAGTCCCTGCCGGGGAGTCCCATGTGATTCCTGTGAAGAGGGTGTTTATCTCCCAGCAGCCACTGGCTGTAGTTGACAATCCCAAACCTGGAGTCAGTGCTGCAGTGAAGAGGATTCCCCGACCGGGAACCCCCGCCAGACCAGAGAGCGCCCCCTGCAAAGTGACTGTGAAACACACCTCCATAGGGCCCACACAGATCCTTGCACTCTCCGACTCACCCATCACACACACTGAGGGCTCCCAAACTGTTGTCAAACCCCAGGCCTTGGTGGTGAAGCACGAAGGCCACTCCCTCAGCACTGAcaccagcactgcagcagctggaaaCAACACATCCGATCAGGTGTTGCTACAGCAGATCACCGGGGACCCTCGTGCCATACCAGCCAACTCAGGAGCACACGAAGCCTCTGTGATGAGTGACTTAAAGAGCACAATATGGGAGGAGGGACAGCTTGATGAGCTTCGGAAGCAGGCGTTTGCTCAGCAGATACcagctgaacacaaacaaaccccTACAGACCAACTTTCAATTATAGCTCAACCCCCCGAGGCCTCAGGCCAACTCACCCTCACACAGGAGATGGTTGACTTTGCAGGTTCTCAGCCCAACATGGACTACTTCCCGTTCAATGATGACGACATGACCCAGGACAGCATCGTGGAGGAGCTTGTGCAAATGGAGGAGCAGATGAAGCTGAAGGGTCTGTTTAGTAGTTGTGTTGACGTGTCTCTACAAGGCCAGTCGGCCAGCAATCAAGGCTCTATCCTCAATGCTCACCAGGCTGGCACTACCTTCTACCACTCTGCCCACAGCAGCACCACTCCCGTCCAAACTCCCACTCCGACACCGACACCAACCCCGACACCCACCCCAACCTCTGAAATGACACTTGGGCACAGCCTGACAAGAGAGAGCCCCTGCTCGCGCATGGCTCCCATCACTCCTGTGGATGGAGCCATGGGTCGCCACACCCCCATCAGTACACCACTGTCCaactgcagcagcagcgtcCCCCCGAGCCCGGTGGAGTGCAGGAACCCTTTCGCATTCACTCCCATTAACTCGAGTATGACAGGTTATCATGATGCCAGTATTGTCTCCAGCAGCCCTGTCAAGCCCATGCAAAGGCCCATGGCAACGCATCCTGACAAGGCCAAACTGGAGTGGATCAACAACCGCTATAACAGCAACTCTGGAGGTCCTTTGTCCAACCATAGCATAGGTATTCTGCCCAGCTACCAAGACCTGGTAGATGACCAGTTTCGTAAACCACATGCATTTGCAATTCCAGGCCAGTCATTTCAGGCCCAGCCGAGGCAGGATGCTGCTCACTTTGGTCGTTTGACGCCCATTTCCccggtgcagcagcagcagcagcagcagcaacaacaacagcagcagcagcagcaacagcaacaacaacaacaacaacaacagcaacagcagcaacagcagctggtAACAGGTGTGACTACTCCCACTAAGCAGGAGAGCTTTGCTGTGCCCGCACCGTTAGACAACAAGGCTTCAACGTCATCCGCGTCCAGTACTTTCCGTTGCCGCAGTGTTAGCCCTGCAGTGCGCCAGAGGAACTTCAGTGGTAACACCGGCCCTCCAACAACCACCActaacaccaccaccaccacccgaGCCGTCGTCTCGCCCTTTAACTCCCCCATCACCTCTGAGGTTCTTAGCATCCTGTCTAACAGCCAGACGGTCAGCTCTGTCCACAGCATGGTCCAGCGTAGCCAGTCTGTACCTCTGAACATCATGATGCAGAGTGAAATGTTGCCTGTGCAGGGTCAGAGTAACACCGCCAAAATCACCAATGTTCTTCTCAGCAAGATGGAGGCTGACGGGGATGACTCTGTCCGTGGCCTGGGGATAAACAACCTCCCCTCTAACTACACGGCCCGTATGAACCTCACACAGATCCTGGAGACAACTCCTGGCTTCGCTGGAGGAACTCCCCACCAGACTCAGCTGCCTGTCAGCTCCAGCCCTGCTGCCTTCGAGCTCCAGCAGCATGGCTACCTCACCACTGGCAGTGGAGAACAAGTGACTTTCTCCACTGGGGACAGCCAAGCACAAGCGGGTACTGGTGAGCaagaccagcagcagcagcagcaacagctccAGGAGAATCCTGTGCAGACGCAACCACAGCTCCTCCTTCagagcacacagcagcaggaggtTGAGGACGAGCAGCAACAGCTGGATTTCAACAACACTGTCAAGGACTTGTTGGGGGACGATGGCCTAAACCCCAGCTCCCAGTTGGTCGGTCAGGTAGCTTCGGAGCTCAACGCTGTGGCGTCCGACTTCTCGAACGACATCAGACTGACCTCAGATCTGTCCAGTAGCATCACTGACCTTAACACATTGGACACCAATCTGCTGTTTGACCCTAATCAACAGCAGGAACAATATGAAGACTCAACACTGGAAGAACTGAAAAACGACCCACTTTTTCAGCAGATATGCAGTGATACTGTGAACTCTGGTTTTGACTGGCTAGAAAGCAAAGACCAGCCTACTACAGTGGAGATGCTGGGCTAA
- the LOC121897002 gene encoding DNA-binding protein RFX7 isoform X2, with the protein MADDQQQPGQKPASGLGSLPALVPGLQGPEANALQFKIKNSICKSVQSKVDSILQDVEKFTDIEKLYLYLKLPSGPSSGNDKSDQSSMSSSRTQQMYAFNWIRNHLEEHPETSLPKQEVYDEYKSYCDNLGYNPLSAADFGKIMKNVFPNMKARRLGMRGKSKYCYSGLRKKAFVHMPSLPNLDLQKSGDGCELMEASGQSPSAEDEMRSAACGLVCEWAQKVLSRQFDNVEDLARFLLNSHYIGTKSMAALTVMTGTSTGTKTPTPASAFVPTAEANSFQPQVKTLPSPSVDAKQQLQRKIQKKQQEQKLHSPLPIETQVKRAEASTPGPTIPCGSPALLSPQPTIGIVVAAVPSPVTVQRSRQLMTSPSPVGTAEGKVLPVNFQVVTQSLKQSPKAPQNISASPVGDRLARHGTRYAQILPKPSATSAITLRSPPTLLITNSPIKTVMPTPHVSSVNVVKMTAIALAPSSSTTTVRPASAGVSTTAASDDSQHLNSLSSAALQSPAIRPSAPASTLTLSTDTKVVSEAGNDNNPTAGAEKTAVGAKEERVAKFRAASEPSFLVKCSPGPDKVARIKSDPTSPPTSVAVAGTQDSNNSNCHDSTLYLTVDNQNSNGNTSSSGPSAVTPTSKDPCTDAKSPRKRTVPAGESHVIPVKRVFISQQPLAVVDNPKPGVSAAVKRIPRPGTPARPESAPCKVTVKHTSIGPTQILALSDSPITHTEGSQTVVKPQALVVKHEGHSLSTDTSTAAAGNNTSDQVLLQQITGDPRAIPANSGAHEASVMSDLKSTIWEEGQLDELRKQAFAQQIPAEHKQTPTDQLSIIAQPPEASGQLTLTQEMVDFAGSQPNMDYFPFNDDDMTQDSIVEELVQMEEQMKLKGLFSSCVDVSLQGQSASNQGSILNAHQAGTTFYHSAHSSTTPVQTPTPTPTPTPTPTPTSEMTLGHSLTRESPCSRMAPITPVDGAMGRHTPISTPLSNCSSSVPPSPVECRNPFAFTPINSSMTGYHDASIVSSSPVKPMQRPMATHPDKAKLEWINNRYNSNSGGPLSNHSIGILPSYQDLVDDQFRKPHAFAIPGQSFQAQPRQDAAHFGRLTPISPVQQQQQQQQQQQQQQQQQQQQQQQQQQQQQQQLVTGVTTPTKQESFAVPAPLDNKASTSSASSTFRCRSVSPAVRQRNFSGNTGPPTTTTNTTTTTRAVVSPFNSPITSEVLSILSNSQTVSSVHSMVQRSQSVPLNIMMQSEMLPVQGQSNTAKITNVLLSKMEADGDDSVRGLGINNLPSNYTARMNLTQILETTPGFAGGTPHQTQLPVSSSPAAFELQQHGYLTTGSGEQVTFSTGDSQAQAGTGEQDQQQQQQQLQENPVQTQPQLLLQSTQQQEVEDEQQQLDFNNTVKDLLGDDGLNPSSQLVGQVASELNAVASDFSNDIRLTSDLSSSITDLNTLDTNLLFDPNQQQEQYEDSTLEELKNDPLFQQICSDTVNSGFDWLESKDQPTTVEMLG; encoded by the exons ATGGCTGATGATCAACAACAACCTGGTCAGAAGCCTGCCTCGGGATTAGGCTCTCTTCCAGCGCTGGTGCCGGGACTCCAGGGCCCCGAGGCCAACGCGTTACAGTTCAAAATCAAGAATTCAATTTG CAAATCTGTACAATCAAAAGTGGACAGCATATTG caaGATGTTGAGAAGTTTACAGACATCGAAAAACTCTACCTCTACCTTAAGTTGCCTTCTGGTCCCAGCAGTGGCAATGATAAAAG TGATCAGAGTTCCATGTCGTCAAGCCGTACTCAACAGATGTATGCATTCAACTGGATACGGAATCACCTAGAAGAGCACCCAGAGACTTCCCTCCCAAAGCAAGAGGTGTATGATGAATACAA GAGCTATTGTGACAATCTAGGCTACAATCCACTGAGTGCAGCAGACTTCGGAAAGATCATGAAGAATGTCTTTCCTAACATGAAGGCACGTCGACTGGGCATGAGGGGCAAATCCAA ATACTGTTATAGCGGGTTAAGGAAGAAAGCTTTTGTTCACATGCCGTCCTTACCCAACCTGGATCTGCAGAAATCTGGTGATGGG TGCGAGCTGATGGAGGCGTCAGGCCAGTCTCCGAGCGCTGAAGATGAAATGCGATCTGCAGCCTGCGGTCTGGTGTGCGAGTGGGCCCAAAAGGTCCTGAGTCGTCAGTTTGACAACGTGGAGGATCTGGCGCGCTTTCTGCTCAATAGCCACTACATTGGTACTAAGTCCATGGCTGCACTCACTGTTATGACCGGAACATCCACAG GAACAAAGACACCAACTCCAGCCTCAGCGTTTGTGCCCACAGCTGAGGCAAACTCTTTCCAGCCCCAGGTGAAGACCCTGCCCTCTCCCTCTGTCGATGCAAAGCAGCAACTGCAGCGCAAGATccagaagaagcagcaggagcAGAAGCTCCACTCGCCCTTACCCATCGAGACCCAGGTCAAGAGAGCGGAGGCCAGTACACCAGGTCCCACCATCCCCTGTGGcagccctgctctgctctcccCTCAGCCCACCATAGGCATTGTAGTAGCAGCTGTTCCCAGCCCTGTCACG GTACAGAGAAGCAGGCAGTTAATGACCTCGCCCAGCCCTGTGGGGACAGCAGAGGGGAAAGTGTTGCCTGTGAACTTTCAAGTGGTGACTCAGTCTCTTAAACAGTCCCCCAAAGCTCCCCAGAATATCTCAGCTAGTCCTGTGGGTGACCGGCTGGCACGACACGGTACCCGGTACGCTCAGATCCTGCCCAAGCCCTCTGCCACCAGTGCCATCACACTGCGCTCACCCCCCACCCTACTCATCACCAACAGCCCCATAAAAACTGTGATGCCTACTCCCCACGTCAGCTCAGTCAATGTGGTGAAGATGACGGCCATCGCTCTGGctcccagcagcagcaccacGACTGTGCGACCTGCCTCGGCAGGTGTGAGTACAACTGCTGCTTCAGACGATTCCCAACATTTAAACAGTTTGAGCTCAGCTGCCCTTCAGTCTCCTGCAATCAGACCCAGTGCTCCAGCCTCCACCCTGACCCTCTCCACTGACACCAAAGTGGTGTCTGAAGCTGGAAATGACAATAACCCCACTGCTGGGGCAGAGAAAACTGCTGTTGGGGCCAAAGAGGAGAGAGTGGCAAAGTTCAGGGCTGCCAGTGAACCAAGCTTCCTGGTCAAGTGTTCTCCGGGACCAGACAAAGTGGCAAGGATAAAAAGTGACCCCACATCCCCTCCCACTTCGGTAGCTGTAGCTGGGACTCAGGACAGCAATAACAGTAACTGCCATGACAGTACTTTGTACTTGACTGTTGATAATCAGAACTCCAATGGCAACACGTCATCCAGTGGCCCCTCCGCTGTTACCCCAACATCGAAAGATCCCTGCACAGATGCCAAGAGCCCCAGGAAGCGCACAGTCCCTGCCGGGGAGTCCCATGTGATTCCTGTGAAGAGGGTGTTTATCTCCCAGCAGCCACTGGCTGTAGTTGACAATCCCAAACCTGGAGTCAGTGCTGCAGTGAAGAGGATTCCCCGACCGGGAACCCCCGCCAGACCAGAGAGCGCCCCCTGCAAAGTGACTGTGAAACACACCTCCATAGGGCCCACACAGATCCTTGCACTCTCCGACTCACCCATCACACACACTGAGGGCTCCCAAACTGTTGTCAAACCCCAGGCCTTGGTGGTGAAGCACGAAGGCCACTCCCTCAGCACTGAcaccagcactgcagcagctggaaaCAACACATCCGATCAGGTGTTGCTACAGCAGATCACCGGGGACCCTCGTGCCATACCAGCCAACTCAGGAGCACACGAAGCCTCTGTGATGAGTGACTTAAAGAGCACAATATGGGAGGAGGGACAGCTTGATGAGCTTCGGAAGCAGGCGTTTGCTCAGCAGATACcagctgaacacaaacaaaccccTACAGACCAACTTTCAATTATAGCTCAACCCCCCGAGGCCTCAGGCCAACTCACCCTCACACAGGAGATGGTTGACTTTGCAGGTTCTCAGCCCAACATGGACTACTTCCCGTTCAATGATGACGACATGACCCAGGACAGCATCGTGGAGGAGCTTGTGCAAATGGAGGAGCAGATGAAGCTGAAGGGTCTGTTTAGTAGTTGTGTTGACGTGTCTCTACAAGGCCAGTCGGCCAGCAATCAAGGCTCTATCCTCAATGCTCACCAGGCTGGCACTACCTTCTACCACTCTGCCCACAGCAGCACCACTCCCGTCCAAACTCCCACTCCGACACCGACACCAACCCCGACACCCACCCCAACCTCTGAAATGACACTTGGGCACAGCCTGACAAGAGAGAGCCCCTGCTCGCGCATGGCTCCCATCACTCCTGTGGATGGAGCCATGGGTCGCCACACCCCCATCAGTACACCACTGTCCaactgcagcagcagcgtcCCCCCGAGCCCGGTGGAGTGCAGGAACCCTTTCGCATTCACTCCCATTAACTCGAGTATGACAGGTTATCATGATGCCAGTATTGTCTCCAGCAGCCCTGTCAAGCCCATGCAAAGGCCCATGGCAACGCATCCTGACAAGGCCAAACTGGAGTGGATCAACAACCGCTATAACAGCAACTCTGGAGGTCCTTTGTCCAACCATAGCATAGGTATTCTGCCCAGCTACCAAGACCTGGTAGATGACCAGTTTCGTAAACCACATGCATTTGCAATTCCAGGCCAGTCATTTCAGGCCCAGCCGAGGCAGGATGCTGCTCACTTTGGTCGTTTGACGCCCATTTCCccggtgcagcagcagcagcagcagcagcaacaacaacagcagcagcagcagcaacagcaacaacaacaacaacaacaacagcaacagcagcaacagcagctggtAACAGGTGTGACTACTCCCACTAAGCAGGAGAGCTTTGCTGTGCCCGCACCGTTAGACAACAAGGCTTCAACGTCATCCGCGTCCAGTACTTTCCGTTGCCGCAGTGTTAGCCCTGCAGTGCGCCAGAGGAACTTCAGTGGTAACACCGGCCCTCCAACAACCACCActaacaccaccaccaccacccgaGCCGTCGTCTCGCCCTTTAACTCCCCCATCACCTCTGAGGTTCTTAGCATCCTGTCTAACAGCCAGACGGTCAGCTCTGTCCACAGCATGGTCCAGCGTAGCCAGTCTGTACCTCTGAACATCATGATGCAGAGTGAAATGTTGCCTGTGCAGGGTCAGAGTAACACCGCCAAAATCACCAATGTTCTTCTCAGCAAGATGGAGGCTGACGGGGATGACTCTGTCCGTGGCCTGGGGATAAACAACCTCCCCTCTAACTACACGGCCCGTATGAACCTCACACAGATCCTGGAGACAACTCCTGGCTTCGCTGGAGGAACTCCCCACCAGACTCAGCTGCCTGTCAGCTCCAGCCCTGCTGCCTTCGAGCTCCAGCAGCATGGCTACCTCACCACTGGCAGTGGAGAACAAGTGACTTTCTCCACTGGGGACAGCCAAGCACAAGCGGGTACTGGTGAGCaagaccagcagcagcagcagcaacagctccAGGAGAATCCTGTGCAGACGCAACCACAGCTCCTCCTTCagagcacacagcagcaggaggtTGAGGACGAGCAGCAACAGCTGGATTTCAACAACACTGTCAAGGACTTGTTGGGGGACGATGGCCTAAACCCCAGCTCCCAGTTGGTCGGTCAGGTAGCTTCGGAGCTCAACGCTGTGGCGTCCGACTTCTCGAACGACATCAGACTGACCTCAGATCTGTCCAGTAGCATCACTGACCTTAACACATTGGACACCAATCTGCTGTTTGACCCTAATCAACAGCAGGAACAATATGAAGACTCAACACTGGAAGAACTGAAAAACGACCCACTTTTTCAGCAGATATGCAGTGATACTGTGAACTCTGGTTTTGACTGGCTAGAAAGCAAAGACCAGCCTACTACAGTGGAGATGCTGGGCTAA
- the LOC121898066 gene encoding protein FAM180A isoform X2 — MFEFLLGGVEIDQDNNIVLLDKEMASMRPGRAFLAQINDNIPRSLSPMVQMVDTLKSQRKRPMTQAQFETLVLSLVYSAHQAWHQETKEEQERWGGVLLQLVNVTVHELRGNDLYSYA, encoded by the exons ATGTTTGAg TTCTTGCTGGGCGGGGTAGAAATCGACCAGGACAACAACATTGTTCTGCTTGACAAGGAGATGGCATCAATGAGGCCGGGGCGGGCCTTCCTGGCTCAGATCAATGACAACATTCCCAGAAGTTTGAGCCCCATGGTGCAGATGGTGGACACGCTAAAGAGTCAGAGAAAGAGGCCGATGACTCAGGCTCAGTTTGAGACTCTTGTCCTGAGCCTGGTGTACTCTGCCCACCAGGCCTGGCACCAGGAGACGAAAGAGGAACAGGAGCGCTGGGGAGGAGTGCTCCTCCAGCTGGTAAACGTCACTGTCCATGAGCTACGTGGAAATGATCTCTACAGTTATGCGTAA
- the LOC121898066 gene encoding protein FAM180A isoform X1: MMKKCTVFSLSCICPDSQKWEKDVVIGYLSAVVERRNNMELQLKICLQVIFWLCFEGLLQDVAAGFNPTSQRTASSVSDANLMFEFLLGGVEIDQDNNIVLLDKEMASMRPGRAFLAQINDNIPRSLSPMVQMVDTLKSQRKRPMTQAQFETLVLSLVYSAHQAWHQETKEEQERWGGVLLQLVNVTVHELRGNDLYSYA; encoded by the exons ATGATGAAAAAATGCACGGTATTCAGTCTGAGCTGCATTTGCCCGGATTCACAAAAGTGGGAGAAGGATGTGGTGATAGGCTATCTGTCGGCAGTAGTCGAGAGAAGAAACAACATGGAATTACAACTTAAAATCTGCCTGCAGGTCATTTTCTGGCTTTGTTTTGAAGGACTTCTGCAGG ATGTGGCTGCAGGCTTTAATCCGACTTCTCAAAGAACTGCCTCCTCAGTGTCTGATGCAAACCTGATGTTTGAg TTCTTGCTGGGCGGGGTAGAAATCGACCAGGACAACAACATTGTTCTGCTTGACAAGGAGATGGCATCAATGAGGCCGGGGCGGGCCTTCCTGGCTCAGATCAATGACAACATTCCCAGAAGTTTGAGCCCCATGGTGCAGATGGTGGACACGCTAAAGAGTCAGAGAAAGAGGCCGATGACTCAGGCTCAGTTTGAGACTCTTGTCCTGAGCCTGGTGTACTCTGCCCACCAGGCCTGGCACCAGGAGACGAAAGAGGAACAGGAGCGCTGGGGAGGAGTGCTCCTCCAGCTGGTAAACGTCACTGTCCATGAGCTACGTGGAAATGATCTCTACAGTTATGCGTAA